The Microbacterium horticulturae region CGCAGATCGAGCGGCTGGCCGCCGGGGCGCGGTTCATCGTCATGATCTGCGGCAACATCATGACCATGCCGGGTCTGCCGGCACGGCCGGGACCGCGGCATCCCACACTGTTCCTGACGCCGCGCCTGCAGTAGGCTCGTCGGCACCGGGAAGCGCCCGGGATGCGAGGGAAGGAGCCGAGAACGTGATCACCGTCTTGGTCGTGCCCTTCGCCGGCCGACATCCCTAGAGGCCACCCGCGGTGGCCTCCGCCTCCTGGAGCAACCACCCGTGACTTCTTCTT contains the following coding sequences:
- a CDS encoding formate--tetrahydrofolate ligase, which codes for MTALATRVYGAEGITADAGVRAQIERLAAGARFIVMICGNIMTMPGLPARPGPRHPTLFLTPRLQ